The genomic stretch ACAAATTCTATTTTATTGGACGACGAGTTTGACTTCGCTGGAGTTTGTCGCATCTTCATACTTCAAGAAGTAAATACCATTGGCAAGTGATTTGGCACTGAGTCTGGTAGTATAAGTTCCGGCATTGAGATATTCGTCAGTTAAAGTTTCAATCAGACGACCAGAAGCATTGTAAAGTTTCATTGAGACTCTGCCTGCAACTGAAACCGTATAATTGATGGTAGTAAGTTTATTGAACGGATTGGGATTAATCTCAATAAGTTTTGAGATTTGAGTTTTGAGATTTGAGTTTTGAGTTAAGAGATTTAAGTTTTCTTTGGTAATGCCGTATTGCCAGAATTCAGGTGTCTTATTACCTTTGAGTAAGTAGACCCTGCCATTAGCATAAGCCATGGC from candidate division WOR-3 bacterium encodes the following:
- a CDS encoding T9SS type A sorting domain-containing protein; the encoded protein is AMAYANGRVYLLKGNKTPEFWQYGITKENLNLLTQNSNLKTQISKLIEINPNPFNKLTTINYTVSVAGRVSMKLYNASGRLIETLTDEYLNAGTYTTRLSAKSLANGIYFLKYEDATNSSEVKLVVQ